The sequence below is a genomic window from Glycine max cultivar Williams 82 chromosome 20, Glycine_max_v4.0, whole genome shotgun sequence.
AGGGTTAAGGTAGCTTTTTAAGTTTTCCATCAAACCCCACGACTCAACGCCGAACAGGCCGTGGAAACTACCAAGCTGGATTACGGTAGGGGCAGAGACAGAGGAAATTTCTGGTAAAGCGATGAAATGTGTAGAGATAAAAAAGAACATGGACGACAAAAGCACTATGTTGGATCAACACTATCAAAGGGAGTGAATATGATCAAATATCCCAATAGTCCTAGTTGTAAAGGATGGATACTAGGCATTGTGTATATCAACTTgttaataggtttttttttttttggttctttttgtTAATAGGTATTTTGCCTAGAAACAccttgcttttaatcttttttaagaaatattttttacttttaaaacattgattttagtctttatatctTTCGAAATATTCAAACTTTAATCTATGTATATTTCTAATATGAAATTTGGATCAACTAGGATGGAGGTACAATATAGAGTCAAATTCTTTTTTGAAGTCAAAGtaataacaacaaaatcatatatgtattttaacttttagtCTTGTCTTCAAGCCTTAGATGTCAAACATGGTCTGCACTTCATTTTGTGGGGTTTTGACCATTaggggacaatttttttttttctaattaatcaaATGGgataatttttgaattatttatcaaatggGATAAGTTGTATGAATGATTATGACGTTAAACACATAATTTGTATGACTTTtgagacttttattttttttaataaagtcgtatctattttgatgattttagctatttttttttttaaaaatattacgacTTTGAAGTTGTGTGATATCTTACAACTTCAAAGTCATGTGTTTCTTGGGACTTTAAAGTCATGTCCTTCTTTATCTTTtgcaacttatttttttctttctaatattataaaatattatttgtaagttatttattttctatttttatgtttataatattattaattatttgttgcaAGGGATAAAAAAgcatgtaaataaaatattttaaaaaatgtaacgttttttctaaaaaaatactaatattggGATGATGTCTCACAATCAGTTTTTTTAGATATGAGTTGTAATATTTTATCTTGTTGTACTTGATTTGTTAATAGTTATTTGCttgttctatatatatatatatatatatatatatatatatatatatatatatatatatatatatattgtgtgtgTACTGTCTAATTTTATGTTTGTGGATAATTTGTattgttttgattattttaatgtatgatgttgtttttattttaagaagttttttattagtaaattattttcttatttaaattattttgacaagtatttttattgttttcttaggattaattgtcaaaattaattaataatactttAAGTTGCAAGATAATTGGCAACTTTAAAGTCGTGTAGTCCTATACGAATTtagttcatttaattttaaaaaataaataaaaattaaaaaataacaaaaatcataaaatagtttatgacttcataaaaaaaagtccCGAAAATCATACAACTTTTGTATCTCAACTTGTAACAATCCATACGATTTACCCccaattgataaataatttaagaactGCCTccatttgataaattaaaaaaaaaaaaagaagcccgGTAATGGTCAAAACCCCTCATTTTGTTTTGCTTCGCACAAAACTTGCATGCTCCTGTGAAAGTCACAAGGGTATTTTCAATTTATCCAGTTTTGGAAAATTGTCTAAGTGGAAtggtaaatttttgttttttttgtttgatgataATATTTGTACGAAGTAGtattcacaaaataataaaaatttcatcaTAAAACTTACCATTAAGccttttgatttttcaatttatgatgaaatttttattattttgtgaattttataacttaagttttatttttgtaaattttactaTCCAATTTTTATAATGTAACAGATTTTatcatgtatgtttttttttttttataaattttatcattcaacttctccaattttgtaaattttaccatttatattatttttatatattttatcatcatgTTGATAACTAAAACGATGCTGTTTTATTTTATCGTTAACTTTTTTGTGACaggtgataaaatatatataatttaaaaatttagatgataaaatttgtaaaaataagacatgaatgataaaatttataaaataatgaaagttggataatgaatttacaactaaacctaattaaaaaaaatgtttcaccaAATAGCCGTTGGTACTACTAATCTCTTCCTCATaatattctattttaaattgatttaatatatatttccttaatttaagtttaatttgttgaatcttttgccCTCGCTAACATTTCTTTCTCACAGTTATTAGAAgggggaagaaagaaaaaactaaataacTATACACATAATAACCTTAATTAATTTACTACGTATATTATTAGTTTTCTTCGAGTAATTGACAAATGGTTAATAGTAGGGTAAGTAGGTATTTAACTGggttattagttaaaaacaagaaaaagttataattcaaaataaattacagAATTAACATAGCAAACTCAATACTGGGAAAGATTTctaacacatttttatttttatatatacaacacGTACAATGAtgacataaattaataatggcATAAAAAATTAAGCCTAAGAAAATGCTAATATCTCCTTGATATTTGATTATTCTTTCTCATGTCCCAAAGaaagtaaagagagaaaataaaagcatcACTTGCAATGCAAGACTAAGaggatataatatatatattcaacaaaAACTCTGTTCCATCAACATGAAAAACTCGTTGTGGTCAATTAGTTCATCTCCATTTTGATCAATCCCATTAATCATTTTCTGACACTGCACAAAGTCTCTCTCCAAACCCAAACAACGCAACACCCTTTGCAACTCACCAGCATCTATGAACCcatctttgttttcatcaaaCACATTGAAAGCTTCCTTCACCTCTTCCACACTAATAACCTCATTTTCAGACATTTGAGTAATTTCTTGTTCTCCAAAGTCCTCTATTCCATCCCCATCTCGCTCAACACTCATTCCCAGCTTTTGCATTACCACAATCACCTCTTCTTTGCACAATCTTACACCATGttgaatgaaattcaaattcaaattgtgGTTTTGTGGTTCGGGACTTGAATAACTCCTAGGCTTCTTGGTGCCACAACTTTTCCAATTTCGTGAGACCCAATTGCCCAAAGactgcaaagaaaaaaataaaattgagaggaaaccattaataaatttaatatcactAAGGAGAATTCTAAGACACAAAGATAATCCAGATATAATTATGTTTCCATGTGTTTGCTCcattgatagaaaaaaaaagatcacaTATATTTAGCATTCACCCTTAGGGCAGGACTTATTGTGCATGGATGAGTTCTTGGATTCATATATATAGCCTATAAAAGTGAACCTTCACCATATAATTAACTGAATTAGTACTTAATAAGCGCGTTCATTGGGAATTGGGAATTAAAAGTAAGTacgttatttataataaaaagtaataatagtGGGACATAGTTTTCTTTTGCTTAGCACTAACACATTGggaaatgaaagaaatatatgTGCAATTTCTATGAAACTCACCAGTTGAAAACAAAGACTTGGAAGAAGACTCCAAAAGGAGAATGGAAGTAACAAATTACACAATGACTGCGAACATGCTTGGCGATTAAGATAGGACTcttgtttggtttttttttttttttgtgtttgtacaaaaaaaattacaaacatgaaaaatataaaaaataagagagaacaAAAAATCGTGTGGTATTATGAATAGCGTgatgaataaaaagaaagaaaagtttcttaaaaaagaagtaatattataaaaatattgtaaattaaaatttattattatatgaatatTGTGTGCCATGTACGTATGCGTTGAGACTTAAGTGGTTTTCGACcccttcaaaaaaaataaaaaaagtggttTTCGATTTGTCAATAATAAAATAGGATGACATTTGATAGCAATCGGTGCTTGTGTTGCACGATAAGGGTAcgtttcaaaagaaaaaaacgtGGTCGCGTGTCGGAAAGGAAATTGTCCCTGAAACTACCACGAAATGGTAAGGACTTTTGCCTTGCTATTAAGGCTGTGAAAAACTAAATTTGTTCTTTGTCCTTTCATGTTGGAGAGTATCTAGGTTTTTGTGCTTTTATGCCCATTGTGAAGTTTTAGTTATCAAAGTGTTGAGGCAGATGAAAAAAATGCAGTTGCTTGAGATAAAGAAATGAAGCACAACTGTTAATGGAATGACTAAAATCTCAATGACAGAAAAAGGGCCAAAACTTCCTGCACTCACATCCCTTCGTATTGCATCTTATTACATTTTGAAAAGACCAATCCAAACTAAATGTAATGAGGCACAATAGTAAGAATACAAGAAGCAATATCCCAAAATTGGTGCGTGTTGGCTAAGAATGATAAAGACCCAACTCGTCCCCAAATCCAATTTCGCCTGAAGTTGTTTtggaagaatttgaattttaaaaattaaatttgatatattttgagAAAGAGTTTAGGCTGTCTTAGTTGTCCCAACTCGATCATAAGTCCtatagtattttaaaaagtttaccttttttaacaaatatatattaatatttttaataagtaatattttgtataatatgatattatatttgtaataatacttatattatatatatatatcataaaatatatcttattttaaattttatttttcattctacgATTTAATTATACACaatgttaaaattgatatattacAATAATAGATCAAGTTGGCCTAATCTTTTCCCTAATTTATTAGGTCTTGATCAGGTTAGGTTTTAGTTCAAGAAATTGAccctaaataaattttaagccGAGTGAGGAGAGAGATAAACTCATCCTAACCCATCCAAGCTCATCTTTAGAtcttactaaaaataattaattgataaattctTGCAATAatattataggaaaaaaatcatattatttacacatttataatctttttttttatctctcttttctttcaacTCATGCACCCCAAAAATGGAAATGCacctttaactttttctttgtttacctcatccaaaatattgaataattggtgtataaattaatatttatcttttatttattatttttttactttatttagttgctccatttttttttattttgtaatgtttCCCCTTGGCCCCCAATATCTTGTTGGATTTCAATATCTTACAATTGAGGCAAGAAAAATACTATTGGTCCCTACACAATTTGCTTTTGCCCCCTACCCTATTGTGAAAACCCCATTTTGTACCCATTTCAAAAACTCCACCCTCCATTTTCCCCATGCTCTCCTACCTCTTCTCCCCAATCCTACTCTTTCCCTTCCCCAACTCCTCTCCTTTTCCTACCCTCCTCCTTCACTTCCCTACCCATGCCCAACCCTTCTTGTCTCTCTTTCCCCAACTCTTCTAAGGTACCCTTTTTCCCGTTAATTTGTGTTcaatggaatcatgattccgtttatatttttttctgaaaaaatagGCAATAGAATTGTGattacattttctattttttttgctttagaaAATCACAACGAAGGACACTACAAAATGGTGATTCTATTGTACaatcataatttgttttttcattttttttaaaaacattataatGGAATCGTGATTCCAGTACCCCCCTTAAAGCATCAaccatattttattcaattatttttaaaaaaatagtacaatAGAATCATGATTATGTTGTTTGTGAAAAAATTCATAACCAAAACACAATTTTGTTGCGTTAAGGGGGTGCCAAAAATGCAACCacataaatcatgattttgttgtaatGTTTGGGTTGACAAAAGATCTACAATGGAATTGTAATTCCGTTATACATTTTGCATTAGAAT
It includes:
- the LOC100526868 gene encoding uncharacterized protein LOC100526868 — encoded protein: MEQTHGNIIISGLSLCLRILLSDIKFINGFLSILFFSLQSLGNWVSRNWKSCGTKKPRSYSSPEPQNHNLNLNFIQHGVRLCKEEVIVVMQKLGMSVERDGDGIEDFGEQEITQMSENEVISVEEVKEAFNVFDENKDGFIDAGELQRVLRCLGLERDFVQCQKMINGIDQNGDELIDHNEFFMLMEQSFC